One stretch of Vulpes lagopus strain Blue_001 chromosome X, ASM1834538v1, whole genome shotgun sequence DNA includes these proteins:
- the LPAR4 gene encoding lysophosphatidic acid receptor 4, with the protein MGDRRFIDFQFQDLNSSFRPRLGNATANNTCIVDDSFKYNLNGAVYSVVFILGLITNSASLFVFCFRMKKRSETAIFITNLALSDLLFVCTLPFKIFYNFNRHWPFGDTLCKISGTAFLTNIYGSMLFLTCISVDRFLAIVYPFRSRTIRTRRNSAIVCAGVWILVLSGGISASLFSATNVNNATTTCFEGFSKRVWKTYLSKITIFIEVVGFIIPLILNVSCSSVVLRTLRKPATLSQIGTNKKKVLKMITVHMAVFVVCFVPYNSVLFLYALVRSQAITNCLLERFAKIMYPITLCLATLNCCFDPFIYYFTLESFQKSFYINTHLKMESLFKTETPLTTKPSLPAIQEEVSDQTTHNGGELMLESTF; encoded by the coding sequence atgggtGACAGAAGATTCATTGACTTTCAGTTTCAAGATTTAAATTCAAGCTTCAGACCCAGGTTGGGCAATGCTACTGCCAATAATACTTGCATTGTTGATGATTCCTTCAAGTATAATCTGAATGGTGCTGTCTACAGTGTTGTATTCATCCTGGGTCTGATAACCAACAGTGCCTCTCTGTTTGTCTTCTGCTTCCGCATGAAAAAGAGAAGTGAGACTGCTATTTTCATCACCAATCTAGCCCTTTCTGATTTGCTCTTTGTTTGCACTCtacctttcaaaatattttacaatttcaaCCGTCACTGGCCTTTTGGTGACACCCTTTGCAAGATCTCTGGGACTGCattcctcaccaacatctatgGGAGCATGCTGTTCCTCACCTGTATTAGTGTGGATCGTTTCCTGGCCATTGTCTATCCCTTCCGATCTCGTACCATTAGGACAAGGAGGAATTCTGCCATTGTGTGTGCTGGAGTCTGGATCCTAGTCCTCAGTGGTGGTATTTCAGCCTCTTTGTTCTCCGCCACTAATGTCAACAATGCAACTACCACCTGCTTTGAGGGCTTCTCCAAACGTGTCTGGAAGACTTATCTGTCCAAGATTACCATATTTATTGAAGTTGTTGGTTTCATCATTCCTCTGATATTGAATGTCTCTTGCTCCTCTGTGGTGCTAAGAACCCTACGCAAGCCTGCTACACTGTCTCAAATTGGGACCAATAAGAAAAAAGTGCTGAAGATGATCACAGTGCATATGGCAGTCTTTGTGGTTTGCTTTGTACCCTATAATTCTGTCCTCTTCCTGTATGCCCTAGTGCGCTCCCAAGCCATTACTAATTGCTTATTGGAAAGATTTGCAAAGATTATGTACCCAATCACCTTGTGCCTTGCAACTCTGAACTGTTGCTTTGACCCTTTTATCTATTACTTCACCCTTGAGTCTTTTCAGAAGTCCTTCTACATCAATACCCACCTCAAGATGGAGTCCTTGTTTAAGACTGAAACACCTCTGACCACAAAGCCTTCCCTTCCAGCTATTCAAGAAGAAGTTAGTGATCAAACAACACATAATGGTGGTGAATTGATGCTAGAATCCACCTTTTAG